The Buteo buteo chromosome 23, bButBut1.hap1.1, whole genome shotgun sequence genome includes a window with the following:
- the DDX20 gene encoding putative ATP-dependent RNA helicase DDX20: MAAPADPPAAAEGRFRTRDVLVPGGPSDFGSLLLSAPVLAGLEAAGFHRPSPVQLKAIPLGRCGLDLIVQAKSGTGKTCVFSTIALDAVLLESPATQILILAPTREIAVQIHAVITTIGIKMEGLECHVFIGGTPLNQDKIRLKKCHIAVGSPGRIKQLIELDYLNTASIRLFILDEADKLLEEGSFQEQINWIYSSLPANKQMLAVSATYPESLANALTRYMREPTFVRLNPTDPSLIGLKQYYKIVNSHPLPHKTFEEKTQHLQELFSKIPFNQALVFSNLHSRAQHLAEILTSRGFPAECISGSMNQNQRLDAMAKLKQFHCRVLISTDLTSRGIDAEKVNLVINLDVPVDWETYMHRIGRAGRFGTLGLSVTYCCRGEEENMMMKIAQKCNLQLFPLPESIPPGMMDQFEDGEVEVKPVVHTGASVNSNTVCLRPKEPVLQPVQNSFSEVSQPLSNLPGDNSSVERPKKALKQKQIKKSTNSSNTEKGGRNPQTSSCRTEQRNQVKTVSRTDGQHNTQAPDEEALKKNLPRIPCLSSFKNQPNNPWSFSEFVEDYEYFIKEGLEREVEILRSYSGPGEQCELPRNDGVEWKEVEHNTETVANGIVSGDSDGSYSSRASSNSRENNSCFEAFSEMQEKNAVPTMRQGHAGFCPTPEKPQELSQVPKQNQVKKKVVKQNAKQKKSHYHQFPSPSTRKTEDDCSCSSWDDGVPYEASSYRNYWKSYYQAWQNYYAAVPHYGKSYRQFNWMNAYHVNSVYLQELLKSGD, translated from the exons ATGGCGGCGCCCGCGGACCCgccggcggcggctgagggACGGTTCCGTACGCGCGACGTGTTGGTGCCCGGCGGCCCGTCCGACTTCGGGTCGCTGCTGCTGTCGGCGCCGGTGCTGGCGGGACTGGAGGCGGCTGGGTTCCACAGGCCGTCGCCGGTCCAGCTGAAGGCCATCCCGCTGGGGCGCTGCGGCCTGG ATCTCATCGTGCAGGCCAAGTCCGGGACTGGCAAAACCTGCGTGTTCTCCACCATCGCCCTGGACGCCGTGCTGCTGGAGAGCCCCGCCACGCAG ATTCTGATCTTGGCTCCTACGCGAGAGATTGCTGTGCAGATTCATGCTGTAATCACAACTATTGGAATAAAAATGGAAGGCTTGGAATGCCATGTCTTCATTGGAGGGACTCCTTTGAACCAGGACAAAATCAGACTAAAGAAGTGCCACATAGCGGTTGGCTCCCCAG GTCGAATAAAACAGCTCATAGAGTTGGACTACTTGAATACAGCCAGTATCCGGCTTTTCATTCTTGATGAGGCAGACAAGCTTCTAGAAGAAGGCAGCTTTCAGGAACAAATCAA TTGGATTTACTCTTCACTACCAGCCAATAAACAGATGCTTGCTGTTTCAGCTACTTATCCTGAATCATTAGCTAATGCTTTGACCAGGTACATGAGAGAGCCAACATTTGTGAGGTTGAACCCTACTGATCCGAGTCTCATTG GGCTGAAGCAGTATTATAAAATTGTGAATTCCCATCCGCTTCCGCATAAAACATTTGAGGAGAAAACCCAGCACCTGCAGGAGTTGTTCAGCAAAATTCCATTTAATCAAGCCTTAGTCTTCTCAAATTTGCATAGCAG GGCTCAACATCTAGCTGAAATACTAACATCCAGAGGCTTTCCTGCTGAATGCATTTCAG GCAGCATGAATCAAAATCAACGACTTGATGCTATGGCTAAATTAAAGCAATTTCACTGTAGAGTTCTGATTTCCACAGACTTG ACATCTCGTGGAATTGATGCCGAAAAAGTGAATCTGGTTATCAACCTGGATGTACCTGTTGACTGGGAAACATACATGCATCGTATTGGCAGAGCTGGGCGATTTG GAACTTTAGGTTTATCTGTGACGTACTGCTGCCgtggagaggaggaaaacatgATGATGAAGATTGCTCAGAAGTGTaatcttcagctttttcctctACCGG AGTCTATACCTCCTGGAATGATGGATCAGTTTGAAGATGGGGAGGTAGAAGTCAAACCTGTTGTACATACAGGTGCTTCAGTGAATTCTAACACTGTGTGTCTTAGACCAAAGGAACCAGTACTGCAGCCTGTCCAAAATAGTTTTTCAGAGGTATCTCAGCCTCTTTCTAATCTTCCAGGTGATAATTCTTCTGTAGAAAGGCCAAAAAAGGCTCTGAAgcaaaagcagataaaaaagaGCACAAATtcttcaaacacagaaaaaggtgGTAGAAACCCCCAAACTTCCAGTTGCCGCACAGAACAGAGGAATCAAGTCAAAACTGTCTCCAGAACGGATGGACAGCATAACACTCAGGCTCCAGATGAGGaggccttaaaaaaaaatcttcccagaATTCCATGCTTGTCTTCTttcaaaaaccaaccaaacaatcCTTGGAGCTTCTCAGAATTTGTTGAAGACTATGAGTATTTCATTAAAGAAGGGTTGGAGAGAGAAGTTGAAATTTTACGAAGCTACTCGGGCCCAGGAGAACAATGTGAGCTCCCCAGAAATGATGGTGTAGAGTGGAAAGAGGTGGAACATAACACAGAGACAGTAGCAAATGGCATTGTGTCTGGTGACAGTGATGGTTCATACAGTTCCAGGGCTTCCTCCAATAGTAGGGAAAATAACTCGTGCTTTGAAGCATTTTCAGAGATGCAGGAGAAGAATGCTGTTCCCACAATGCGTCAGGGTCATGCAGGCTTCTGTCCTACACCAGAGAAGCCTCAGGAACTATCACAAGTCCCAAAGCAAAatcaagtgaaaaagaaagttgtgaaacaaaatgctaaacaaaagaaaagccattacCATCAATTCCCTAGTCCTTCCACAAGAAAAACTGAGGATgactgctcctgcagctcttgGGATGATGGTGTTCCATATGAGGCTTCAAGTTACAGAAACTACTGGAAATCTTATTACCAAGCATGGCAAAACTACTATGCTGCTGTGCCTCACTATGGGAAAAGTTACAGACAATTTAATTGGATGAATGCCTATCATGTCAACTCAGTCTATCTTCAGGAACTGCTGAAAAGTGGTGATTGA
- the INKA2 gene encoding PAK4-inhibitor INKA2 isoform X1 gives MEHHLRRLRQELLSMKEVGDGLHEQMNCMMGALQELKLLQVQTALEQLDISGSRSTVSGIEQHQCCRSSSDVPRTRQDEGLRGEASVEEHGPTSLTCAVPRPVGLSHPVALPAGGHLKDTPSSFRSLHDEDVCHPKGPSSASIRAEHVRPRTFKPSSQGTAGGWPACQECPGCDDGHDWTSSLMSQSRNRQPLVLGDNIFADLVGNWLDLPELDKKGEKNEGSLSMSRSQELCRKFSLTANIFKKFLRSVRPDRDRLLKEKPCWLPPEDKQPKISKRPKKMNKLKGTFYFPLHGNIQNHHSKAERCPKAESNGEKPKVGTKKVHDTIDYTQSGFDINTAVWV, from the exons ATGGAGCACCACCTGCGGCGGCTGAGGCAGGAGCTG CTATCCATGAAGGAGGTTGGAGACGGGCTGCACGAGCAGATGAACTGCATGATGGGTGCACTGCAGGAGCTGAAACTCCTCCAGGTCCAGACAGCTTTGGAGCAGTTGGACATCTCGGGGAGCCGGAGCACCGTTTCTGGCATTGAGCAGCACCAGTGCTGCCGAAGCAGCAGCGACGTGCCCAGGACCCGGCAGGacgaggggctgcggggggaggCATCGGTGGAGGAGCACGGCCCCACGTCCCTCACTTGTGCCGTGCCGCGGCCGGTGGGTTTGTCCCATCCCGTTGCGCTCCCGGCGGGCGGCCACCTTAAAgacaccccctcctccttcaggaGCCTCCATGATGAGGATGTTTGTCACCCAAAAGGACCTTCCTCCGCGTCGATCAGAGCGGAGCACGTCCGCCCAAGGACATTCAAGCCCAGTAGCCAGGGCACAGCTGGGGGCTGGCCAGCATGCCAGGAGTGCCCAGGGTGCGATGACGGCCATGACTGGACATCCTCCCTAATGTCCCAGAGCAGGAATCGGCAGCCGCTGGTGCTGGGGGATAACATCTTTGCAGACTTGGTTGGGAACTGGTTGGATCTGCCAGAGCTGgataagaagggggaaaagaacgAGGGGTCGCTGTCCATGAGCAGATCCCAGGAGCTCTGCAGGAAGTTCTCCCTCACAGCCAACATCTTCAAGAAGTTCCTGAGGAGCGTTCGGCCAGACCGAGACAGGCTTCTCAAGGAGAAACCTTGCTGGCTTCCGCCTGAAGACAAACAGCCCAAAATTTCTAAGAGACCCAAAAAGATGAACAAACTCAAGGGGACATTTTACTTCCCACTTCATGGGAACATCCAGAACCATCACAGCAAAGCGGAGAGGTGCCCGAAGGCAGAAAGCAACGGCGAGAAACCCAAAGTTGGCACCAAGAAAGTCCACGATACCATAGACTACACGCAGTCTGGGTTTGACATCAATACAGCTGTTTGGGTCTGA
- the INKA2 gene encoding PAK4-inhibitor INKA2 isoform X2, with the protein MDVVQLSMKEVGDGLHEQMNCMMGALQELKLLQVQTALEQLDISGSRSTVSGIEQHQCCRSSSDVPRTRQDEGLRGEASVEEHGPTSLTCAVPRPVGLSHPVALPAGGHLKDTPSSFRSLHDEDVCHPKGPSSASIRAEHVRPRTFKPSSQGTAGGWPACQECPGCDDGHDWTSSLMSQSRNRQPLVLGDNIFADLVGNWLDLPELDKKGEKNEGSLSMSRSQELCRKFSLTANIFKKFLRSVRPDRDRLLKEKPCWLPPEDKQPKISKRPKKMNKLKGTFYFPLHGNIQNHHSKAERCPKAESNGEKPKVGTKKVHDTIDYTQSGFDINTAVWV; encoded by the exons ATGGATGTAGTACAG CTATCCATGAAGGAGGTTGGAGACGGGCTGCACGAGCAGATGAACTGCATGATGGGTGCACTGCAGGAGCTGAAACTCCTCCAGGTCCAGACAGCTTTGGAGCAGTTGGACATCTCGGGGAGCCGGAGCACCGTTTCTGGCATTGAGCAGCACCAGTGCTGCCGAAGCAGCAGCGACGTGCCCAGGACCCGGCAGGacgaggggctgcggggggaggCATCGGTGGAGGAGCACGGCCCCACGTCCCTCACTTGTGCCGTGCCGCGGCCGGTGGGTTTGTCCCATCCCGTTGCGCTCCCGGCGGGCGGCCACCTTAAAgacaccccctcctccttcaggaGCCTCCATGATGAGGATGTTTGTCACCCAAAAGGACCTTCCTCCGCGTCGATCAGAGCGGAGCACGTCCGCCCAAGGACATTCAAGCCCAGTAGCCAGGGCACAGCTGGGGGCTGGCCAGCATGCCAGGAGTGCCCAGGGTGCGATGACGGCCATGACTGGACATCCTCCCTAATGTCCCAGAGCAGGAATCGGCAGCCGCTGGTGCTGGGGGATAACATCTTTGCAGACTTGGTTGGGAACTGGTTGGATCTGCCAGAGCTGgataagaagggggaaaagaacgAGGGGTCGCTGTCCATGAGCAGATCCCAGGAGCTCTGCAGGAAGTTCTCCCTCACAGCCAACATCTTCAAGAAGTTCCTGAGGAGCGTTCGGCCAGACCGAGACAGGCTTCTCAAGGAGAAACCTTGCTGGCTTCCGCCTGAAGACAAACAGCCCAAAATTTCTAAGAGACCCAAAAAGATGAACAAACTCAAGGGGACATTTTACTTCCCACTTCATGGGAACATCCAGAACCATCACAGCAAAGCGGAGAGGTGCCCGAAGGCAGAAAGCAACGGCGAGAAACCCAAAGTTGGCACCAAGAAAGTCCACGATACCATAGACTACACGCAGTCTGGGTTTGACATCAATACAGCTGTTTGGGTCTGA
- the INKA2 gene encoding PAK4-inhibitor INKA2 isoform X3, producing the protein MKEVGDGLHEQMNCMMGALQELKLLQVQTALEQLDISGSRSTVSGIEQHQCCRSSSDVPRTRQDEGLRGEASVEEHGPTSLTCAVPRPVGLSHPVALPAGGHLKDTPSSFRSLHDEDVCHPKGPSSASIRAEHVRPRTFKPSSQGTAGGWPACQECPGCDDGHDWTSSLMSQSRNRQPLVLGDNIFADLVGNWLDLPELDKKGEKNEGSLSMSRSQELCRKFSLTANIFKKFLRSVRPDRDRLLKEKPCWLPPEDKQPKISKRPKKMNKLKGTFYFPLHGNIQNHHSKAERCPKAESNGEKPKVGTKKVHDTIDYTQSGFDINTAVWV; encoded by the coding sequence ATGAAGGAGGTTGGAGACGGGCTGCACGAGCAGATGAACTGCATGATGGGTGCACTGCAGGAGCTGAAACTCCTCCAGGTCCAGACAGCTTTGGAGCAGTTGGACATCTCGGGGAGCCGGAGCACCGTTTCTGGCATTGAGCAGCACCAGTGCTGCCGAAGCAGCAGCGACGTGCCCAGGACCCGGCAGGacgaggggctgcggggggaggCATCGGTGGAGGAGCACGGCCCCACGTCCCTCACTTGTGCCGTGCCGCGGCCGGTGGGTTTGTCCCATCCCGTTGCGCTCCCGGCGGGCGGCCACCTTAAAgacaccccctcctccttcaggaGCCTCCATGATGAGGATGTTTGTCACCCAAAAGGACCTTCCTCCGCGTCGATCAGAGCGGAGCACGTCCGCCCAAGGACATTCAAGCCCAGTAGCCAGGGCACAGCTGGGGGCTGGCCAGCATGCCAGGAGTGCCCAGGGTGCGATGACGGCCATGACTGGACATCCTCCCTAATGTCCCAGAGCAGGAATCGGCAGCCGCTGGTGCTGGGGGATAACATCTTTGCAGACTTGGTTGGGAACTGGTTGGATCTGCCAGAGCTGgataagaagggggaaaagaacgAGGGGTCGCTGTCCATGAGCAGATCCCAGGAGCTCTGCAGGAAGTTCTCCCTCACAGCCAACATCTTCAAGAAGTTCCTGAGGAGCGTTCGGCCAGACCGAGACAGGCTTCTCAAGGAGAAACCTTGCTGGCTTCCGCCTGAAGACAAACAGCCCAAAATTTCTAAGAGACCCAAAAAGATGAACAAACTCAAGGGGACATTTTACTTCCCACTTCATGGGAACATCCAGAACCATCACAGCAAAGCGGAGAGGTGCCCGAAGGCAGAAAGCAACGGCGAGAAACCCAAAGTTGGCACCAAGAAAGTCCACGATACCATAGACTACACGCAGTCTGGGTTTGACATCAATACAGCTGTTTGGGTCTGA